A window of the Dioscorea cayenensis subsp. rotundata cultivar TDr96_F1 chromosome 14, TDr96_F1_v2_PseudoChromosome.rev07_lg8_w22 25.fasta, whole genome shotgun sequence genome harbors these coding sequences:
- the LOC120276084 gene encoding uncharacterized protein LOC120276084, with amino-acid sequence MAGGKDEKDGGSSSKKRSPYELSPNDNPEILITHVQLKGDNYDEWSKAIRVSLRSKKKLGFLDGAITCPDLDSDDLEDWYAVNSMLVSWIFNTIEPTLRSTISYKENIFDLWLDIRERFGVTNGPRIQQLKAELSECRQGAKSISDYYGRMKKIWENLDECDPYPTCRCEKCTCDLAKEFDKRKEDEKVHQFLMGLNNIIYGTVRSNLLAADPLPNMNKVYSTLMREEHMRTASSSKDDKGEIMGFAVRAGYGRGEARLEPKDPNKYCTHCKRTGHAVENCFQLTGYPEWWGDRPRGSGRGTHRHGGAGFVAGRGRGGGVRANVAATPPVTSSSQGAVSEQTGFPRVSDEQWKWLQHFFDSKNPKMTGKINTLWWILDTGAFHHMTGDMSLMKNLHDISASPVGMPNGEHTTATKEGVVILDKHITLSNVFICSNLTCNLISISQRFTKIIA; translated from the coding sequence ATGGCTGGTGGCAAAGATGAGAAGGACGGTGGCTCGTCCAGCAAGAAAAGATCCCCGTATGAATTGTCTCCTAATGATAATCCAGAAATCCTAATTACTCATGTGCAATTGAAAGGCGACAATTATGATGAATGGTCAAAAGCCATTCGAGTCTCTCTCCGATCAAAGAAGAAGCTGGGATTCTTGGACGGAGCAATCACGTGTCCTGATCTAGATTCTGATGATTTAGAAGATTGGTATGCGGTCAATTCAATGCTTGTATCATGGATCTTCAATACAATTGAACCAACGTTGAGATCCACTATTTCATACAAGGAGAACATTTTTGATCTGTGGCTAGATATCAGAGAACGTTTTGGTGTCACAAACGGACCACGTATCCAGCAACTCAAGGCTGAGTTGAGTGAGTGCAGACAAGGTGCAAAATCTATTTCTGATTACTATGGGAGGATGAAAAAGATCTGGGaaaacttggatgaatgtgATCCTTATCCAACTTGTAGATGTGAGAAATGCACGTGTGATCTGGCCAAAGAATTTGACAAACGAAAAGAAGATGAGAAGGTACACCAATTCCTCATGGGTCTCAACAACATCATATATGGAACGGTTCGATCTAACCTTCTTGCTGCGGATCCTCTTCCCAATATGAATAAAGTGTACTCAACATTGATGAGAGAAGAACATATGAGAACGGCCTCAAGCAGCAAAGATGACAAAGGCGAAATCATGGGCTTTGCTGTTCGAGCAGGTTATGGTCGTGGTGAAGCACGACTGGAACCAAAAGACCCTAACAAATATTGCACTCACTGTAAGCGAACAGGGCATGCAGTAGAAAATTGCTTTCAATTAACAGGTTACCCGGAGTGGTGGGGTGACCGTCCAAGAGGTTCTGGACGTGGTACACATAGACATGGTGGAGCAGGTTTTGTTGCTGGTCGTGGCCGTGGAGGTGGTGTACGGGCTAATGTGGCAGCAACACCACCCGTCACGAGTTCTTCCCAAGGAGCTGTTAGTGAGCAAACTGGCTTTCCTAGAGTGAGCGATGAGCAGTGGAAGTGGCTCCAACATTTTTTTGACTCAAAGAATCCTAAAATGACTGGTAAAATAAATACTCTATGGTGGATACTTGATACAGGAGCTTTTCACCATATGACAGGCGATATGTCTCTAATGAAGAATTTGCATGATATTTCGGCAAGCCCAGTGGGAATGCCAAATGGTGAACATACTACAGCTACAAAGGAAGGCGTGGTGATCCTGGACAAACATATCACCTTGTCCAATGTTTTTATATGTTCGAATTTGACTTGCAATCTTATATCCATCTCACAGCGATTTACGAAAATAATTGCATAG